In a genomic window of Paracoccaceae bacterium:
- a CDS encoding DUF2460 domain-containing protein, whose product MQFHEVRFPATLSFGSVGGPERRTDVVTISNGYEERNSPWAHSRRRYDAGMGMRSLDDIETLISFFEARFGQLFAFRWKDWSDYRSAKPSQDVSAFDQALGTGDGVRLEFPLIKTYQSGAYDYSRPIGKPVEGSVRVGVAGSELTVGTDYSVDASSGLVTLQQAPPTGAEVTAGFEFDVPVRFDTDRIQTSIASFKAGEVPNVPIVEVRI is encoded by the coding sequence ATGCAATTCCATGAAGTCAGATTTCCAGCCACGTTGAGCTTTGGCTCGGTCGGTGGTCCCGAGCGACGCACCGATGTTGTGACAATCAGCAACGGTTATGAAGAGCGTAACTCTCCCTGGGCGCATTCGCGTAGGCGCTATGACGCGGGAATGGGCATGAGGTCATTGGATGACATCGAGACGCTGATTTCCTTTTTTGAAGCGCGTTTTGGCCAGCTGTTCGCCTTTAGATGGAAGGACTGGTCGGATTATCGATCTGCCAAACCTTCGCAGGATGTTTCCGCCTTTGATCAGGCATTGGGAACTGGTGATGGCGTGCGGCTCGAATTTCCGCTTATCAAAACCTATCAATCCGGAGCGTATGATTACTCGCGCCCTATCGGCAAGCCGGTGGAGGGGTCGGTGCGCGTTGGTGTTGCCGGGAGTGAGTTGACGGTTGGGACGGACTATTCAGTGGATGCAAGTAGTGGTTTGGTCACGCTTCAACAGGCGCCTCCAACCGGTGCCGAGGTTACAGCCGGATTTGAGTTTGACGTTCCAGTTCGCTTTGATACGGACCGAATTCAAACAAGCATCGCGAGTTTTAAGGCGGGTGAAGTACCGAATGTCCCCATTGTTGAGGTACGGATCTGA
- a CDS encoding peptidase: protein MTPLQNQIVAEARTWIGTPYIHQSAVKGAGADCLGLLRGIWRSLHGNEPEAVPAYSMDWSEPQGEERLWDAALRHLQPKDLDVEAPGDVLLFRMRAGGVAKHLGIAGRIGEQASFIHAYSNYGVIENSLSFPWRRRVVARFKFPEEAS, encoded by the coding sequence ATGACACCCCTGCAAAACCAAATCGTAGCAGAAGCGCGAACATGGATTGGAACGCCATATATTCACCAGTCCGCAGTAAAAGGTGCCGGCGCAGATTGCCTCGGACTTTTGCGCGGCATATGGCGATCACTACATGGCAATGAACCCGAAGCGGTTCCCGCATATTCCATGGACTGGTCCGAGCCACAAGGTGAAGAGCGTTTGTGGGATGCTGCCTTGCGCCATCTCCAACCCAAGGATCTGGACGTCGAGGCACCGGGTGACGTTTTGCTTTTTCGCATGCGTGCCGGTGGCGTTGCAAAACATCTCGGAATTGCCGGCAGAATAGGCGAACAGGCAAGCTTCATTCATGCTTATTCCAATTACGGTGTCATCGAAAATTCTTTGAGCTTTCCATGGCGGCGCCGTGTCGTCGCCCGCTTTAAATTTCCAGAGGAGGCCTCCTGA
- a CDS encoding terminase family protein: MEHQLPPEGDWRSWVIMGGRGAGKTRAGAEWVRAQVEGSKPTDEGRSRRVALVGETFDQVREVMVFGDSGILACSPPDRRPVWEAGRKRLVWPNGAIASVHSAFDPEGLRGPQFDAAWVDELAKWKKAEDTWDMLQFALRLGEKPQVCVTTTPRNVGVLKKLLKSPSTVLTQAPTEANAANLASSFLEEVRERYKGTRLGRQELDGILLEDAEGALWSSAGIEKCRVMDMPDLDRIVVAIDPSTTGGVASDECGIVVAGVKMGGAPQDWRAVVLADCTVAGASPAGWAQAAISAMEQYGADRLIAEVNQGGQMVAEVLRQVDPLVPYKSVHASRGKVARAEPIAALYEQGRVRHMPGLDGLEDQMCRMTLQGYEGKGSPDRVDALVWALHELMIEPAANWRAPRVRSL; the protein is encoded by the coding sequence ATGGAACATCAGTTGCCGCCAGAGGGAGACTGGCGGTCCTGGGTAATCATGGGCGGACGCGGGGCGGGGAAGACCCGCGCAGGCGCCGAATGGGTACGCGCACAGGTTGAAGGGTCCAAACCCACAGATGAAGGGCGCTCCCGTCGCGTCGCATTGGTGGGTGAGACCTTTGATCAGGTGCGCGAAGTAATGGTTTTTGGCGACAGCGGCATTCTTGCCTGTTCGCCGCCCGACAGGCGACCCGTTTGGGAGGCGGGGCGCAAACGGCTGGTTTGGCCAAATGGTGCAATTGCATCGGTTCACTCTGCATTTGATCCAGAAGGGCTCAGAGGGCCGCAGTTTGATGCCGCATGGGTGGATGAACTGGCCAAGTGGAAAAAGGCCGAAGACACATGGGATATGTTACAATTTGCCTTGCGGCTTGGAGAGAAACCGCAGGTCTGTGTCACAACAACACCGCGCAACGTGGGTGTTTTAAAAAAGCTGCTGAAGTCACCCTCAACCGTGCTGACGCAGGCCCCGACCGAAGCGAACGCTGCGAACCTGGCATCCTCGTTTCTTGAAGAGGTGCGCGAGCGTTACAAGGGAACACGCCTTGGACGTCAGGAACTGGACGGTATTTTACTGGAAGACGCGGAGGGCGCTTTGTGGTCCTCGGCAGGCATCGAAAAATGTCGCGTCATGGACATGCCGGATTTAGACCGGATCGTTGTGGCAATCGACCCCTCTACGACCGGTGGGGTGGCCTCGGATGAATGCGGTATCGTGGTCGCAGGGGTAAAAATGGGCGGTGCGCCACAGGATTGGCGCGCGGTCGTTCTGGCGGATTGCACCGTGGCCGGTGCATCCCCCGCCGGTTGGGCGCAAGCAGCGATTTCGGCGATGGAGCAATACGGCGCGGACCGTTTGATCGCCGAAGTTAATCAGGGCGGGCAGATGGTTGCAGAAGTCTTGCGCCAGGTGGATCCGCTGGTTCCCTATAAGAGCGTGCACGCCAGTCGCGGCAAGGTTGCGCGGGCAGAGCCAATAGCTGCCCTTTATGAACAAGGGCGCGTGCGTCATATGCCCGGGCTGGATGGGCTCGAAGATCAGATGTGTCGCATGACCTTGCAGGGTTACGAAGGCAAGGGCTCGCCCGACCGGGTGGATGCGCTTGTCTGGGCCTTGCATGAATTGATGATCGAGCCTGCCGCCAACTGGCGGGCTCCGCGCGTGCGCTCTTTGTAA
- a CDS encoding phage portal protein, with translation MVFDFLKRGTPPEVLEQKASATGPVVAYQTSGRVAWSPRDAVSLTRTGFSGNPVGFRSVKLIAEAAAALPLVLQDNEQRYDAHPIIDLVSRPNPMQGRAELLEALYAQLLLTGNGYVEAVADESALPIELHVLRSDRMSVVPGNDGWPIAYEYAVGGRKHRFDATATQVPICHIKSFHPQDDHYGFTPMQAAAMAVDVHNSASRWSKSLLDNAARPSGAIVYRGAEGQGTMANDQYDRLVSEMESHHQGARNAGRPMLLEGGLDWKPMGFSPSDMEFQKTKEAAAREIALAFGVPPMLLGIQGDATYANYQEAHRAFYRLTVLPLATRVTAAIANWIAAYTGEQLVLKPDLDQVPALAAERDAQWSRVAQADFLSQAEKRSLLGLPTVSADE, from the coding sequence ATGGTTTTTGACTTTCTAAAGCGCGGCACGCCACCGGAGGTGCTTGAGCAGAAAGCGAGTGCCACCGGGCCTGTCGTGGCCTATCAAACCTCTGGGCGCGTCGCATGGAGCCCGCGGGACGCGGTGTCACTGACCCGCACCGGATTTTCAGGCAACCCTGTCGGGTTTCGGTCAGTCAAGCTGATTGCAGAAGCAGCGGCAGCCCTGCCTTTGGTCCTGCAGGACAACGAACAGCGCTATGACGCCCATCCGATCATTGATCTCGTATCGCGTCCAAACCCGATGCAGGGCCGCGCGGAACTGCTTGAGGCGCTGTACGCGCAGTTGCTGCTGACTGGGAATGGCTATGTCGAGGCGGTTGCAGATGAGAGCGCTCTGCCTATCGAGCTGCATGTCTTGCGCTCTGATCGTATGAGCGTTGTGCCAGGCAATGATGGTTGGCCCATCGCTTACGAATATGCCGTTGGCGGGCGCAAACACCGGTTTGATGCCACGGCTACGCAGGTGCCCATTTGCCATATCAAAAGCTTCCATCCTCAGGATGACCACTATGGTTTCACCCCGATGCAGGCAGCGGCGATGGCAGTGGATGTGCATAATTCCGCCAGTCGCTGGTCGAAATCCTTACTGGACAACGCCGCACGCCCATCGGGTGCGATCGTTTACCGGGGGGCTGAAGGGCAAGGCACAATGGCCAATGATCAATATGACCGTCTGGTCAGCGAAATGGAAAGCCACCATCAGGGCGCGCGCAACGCAGGTCGCCCAATGCTGCTTGAGGGCGGATTGGATTGGAAGCCGATGGGCTTTTCCCCCTCGGACATGGAGTTTCAGAAAACCAAGGAAGCCGCAGCGCGCGAGATCGCTCTGGCCTTTGGGGTGCCGCCGATGCTCTTGGGCATTCAGGGAGATGCAACATACGCGAACTATCAAGAGGCACACCGGGCGTTCTATCGCCTGACAGTTTTGCCGCTGGCAACGCGTGTCACCGCGGCGATCGCGAACTGGATCGCAGCCTACACAGGCGAGCAACTCGTATTGAAACCCGATTTGGATCAGGTGCCTGCACTTGCCGCGGAGCGCGATGCGCAATGGAGCCGGGTCGCGCAGGCGGACTTCCTTAGTCAGGCGGAAAAGCGGTCGCTACTGGGATTGCCAACGGTGAGTGCGGATGAGTGA
- a CDS encoding phage major tail protein, TP901-1 family, with protein sequence MGAQNGKDLLIKVDMAADGQFTTLAGLRATRVSFNAETIDVTSLESKGGWRELLSGAGVRSVSISGSGVFRDADTDERARQLFFDGEAPGFQVVIPDFGIVEGPFQVTSIEYGGSHNGEATYELSLASAGSLTFTAI encoded by the coding sequence ATGGGTGCTCAGAACGGAAAAGACCTCTTGATCAAGGTCGATATGGCGGCCGACGGCCAGTTTACCACTTTGGCGGGGTTGCGTGCGACGCGGGTCAGCTTCAATGCGGAGACAATCGATGTCACCAGTCTGGAGAGCAAGGGGGGGTGGCGCGAATTGCTGTCCGGGGCGGGTGTGCGGTCGGTTTCGATCAGCGGATCCGGTGTGTTCCGCGACGCTGACACGGATGAGCGAGCGCGGCAGTTGTTTTTTGATGGTGAAGCGCCGGGTTTCCAGGTGGTGATCCCGGATTTTGGGATTGTCGAAGGCCCGTTTCAGGTAACGTCGATTGAATACGGTGGCAGCCACAATGGCGAAGCAACCTATGAGCTGTCCCTGGCCAGTGCCGGTTCGCTGACGTTCACGGCGATCTGA
- a CDS encoding phage head closure protein, producing MKAPRLNRKLILEDPQMAPDGSGGFVETWQALGTLWAQVVARSGRETAQSGASISAVSYRIIVRGAPDGAPNRPKPEQRFRDGERFFMIQAVAEDDADGRYITCFATQETAV from the coding sequence ATGAAAGCTCCGCGCCTGAACCGAAAGCTGATCCTCGAAGATCCGCAAATGGCCCCTGATGGTTCCGGAGGTTTCGTTGAAACCTGGCAGGCTCTTGGAACGCTTTGGGCGCAGGTTGTAGCGCGTTCCGGTCGCGAGACGGCGCAATCTGGCGCTTCGATTTCGGCTGTGAGTTACCGGATTATCGTGCGCGGCGCGCCCGACGGAGCACCGAACCGACCCAAACCAGAACAGCGGTTTCGCGATGGCGAACGGTTTTTCATGATCCAGGCGGTTGCCGAAGATGATGCCGATGGGCGCTATATCACCTGCTTTGCAACACAGGAGACAGCAGTATGA
- a CDS encoding DUF2163 domain-containing protein → MSEIDAGLQAHLEGGLTTVAHAWAIKRKDGIVLGFTDHDREISFDGITFRADTGLSALSLAQSTGLSVDNTEALGALSDLSIREDEIEQGRFDEAEVEAWLLNWKDVSQRWLQFRGTIGELRRADNGFQAELRGLTEALNRPLGRVYQKPCTAVLGDSTCKVDLSGAQYSIELAIEEVSQSRVFKWGFFDTFETSWFARGRLEVLSGSASGLWGMVKQDRFEGTQRIVELWEPIRSPLEPGSLVRLTVGCDKRSATCRNKFFNLLNFQGFPDVPSEDWMLAVPKSTGANTGGSRR, encoded by the coding sequence ATGTCGGAAATTGATGCGGGTCTTCAAGCACACCTCGAAGGTGGATTAACCACTGTCGCGCATGCATGGGCGATCAAAAGAAAAGACGGTATCGTGCTTGGCTTTACAGATCATGATCGCGAAATCAGTTTCGACGGGATCACGTTTCGTGCGGACACTGGGTTGAGTGCGTTGTCTCTGGCCCAGAGCACAGGTCTTTCAGTTGACAACACTGAAGCCTTGGGTGCGCTGAGTGATCTTTCAATTCGCGAGGATGAGATCGAGCAGGGCCGGTTTGATGAAGCAGAAGTTGAAGCATGGTTGCTGAACTGGAAAGACGTAAGCCAGAGATGGCTGCAGTTTCGCGGTACGATCGGCGAATTGCGCCGCGCGGACAACGGTTTTCAGGCGGAGCTACGAGGTTTGACCGAAGCCCTGAACCGTCCTTTGGGCAGGGTATATCAAAAACCATGCACGGCGGTTTTGGGAGATAGCACCTGCAAGGTTGATCTTTCCGGAGCACAGTACTCCATCGAACTTGCAATCGAAGAAGTGTCGCAATCCCGAGTATTCAAATGGGGCTTTTTTGATACTTTTGAAACCAGTTGGTTTGCCCGTGGACGACTGGAGGTTCTTTCCGGTTCCGCATCGGGGTTATGGGGCATGGTCAAACAGGACCGTTTCGAGGGTACACAGCGTATCGTTGAGCTTTGGGAGCCGATACGAAGCCCCCTGGAGCCAGGTAGCTTGGTTCGCCTGACCGTTGGCTGTGACAAACGCAGTGCTACCTGCCGCAATAAATTTTTTAACCTTCTGAATTTTCAAGGCTTTCCTGATGTTCCGAGTGAGGATTGGATGTTGGCTGTTCCAAAATCAACAGGTGCAAACACAGGGGGAAGCCGAAGATGA
- a CDS encoding gene transfer agent family protein: MANPWRGDVALGINGETHVMRLTLGALAELEAELKTGSLMAMVERFESATFTSQDVLALLRAGLRGGKCDVTDEQLFHAEIAGGPIAAARAAAELLTRAFTVAEA, translated from the coding sequence ATGGCTAATCCCTGGAGGGGCGATGTGGCCTTGGGCATTAACGGGGAAACCCACGTGATGCGTTTGACGCTTGGCGCCTTGGCCGAGTTGGAAGCCGAATTGAAAACGGGTTCGCTGATGGCAATGGTTGAGCGTTTTGAGAGCGCCACATTTACCAGTCAGGACGTGCTGGCGTTGCTGCGGGCAGGCCTCAGAGGTGGAAAATGCGATGTTACTGACGAACAGCTTTTTCACGCAGAAATTGCAGGTGGTCCAATCGCCGCTGCACGTGCGGCAGCTGAATTGCTGACGCGGGCGTTTACGGTCGCTGAGGCATGA
- a CDS encoding DUF3168 domain-containing protein, which produces MSYALSGVLQTAIYDALVTDATLSALVGTDVYDAVPTGNLPDTYVRLGGEQVRDASDQTGNGALHTLDISVFTSQPGFSGAKAVATAVSDALQDADLSLSRGRLVYLRFQRAEARRVDKNAVREIRMRFRARVEDE; this is translated from the coding sequence ATGAGCTACGCTCTTTCAGGTGTATTGCAGACCGCGATTTATGATGCTCTCGTCACGGATGCGACGCTGTCCGCGCTCGTTGGAACCGATGTTTACGACGCGGTACCAACGGGAAATCTGCCGGATACCTATGTCAGACTGGGCGGCGAGCAGGTGCGTGACGCATCCGATCAGACCGGGAATGGTGCTCTGCATACCCTCGATATTTCGGTGTTCACTTCTCAGCCAGGCTTCTCCGGTGCCAAGGCAGTTGCCACGGCGGTATCGGATGCTCTGCAGGATGCGGATCTTTCACTAAGCAGGGGTCGTCTGGTTTACCTGCGGTTTCAGCGCGCGGAAGCGCGACGCGTTGACAAAAACGCTGTCCGAGAAATTCGGATGCGGTTTCGCGCCCGTGTCGAAGATGAATAA
- a CDS encoding head-tail connector protein: MMLIEETTVPDAALPVDEFKAHLRLGTSFGQDSTQDEVLSGFLRAAMAAVEARTGKILLSRPFSWSLTFWRDRDAQVLPVAPVASLTRVAMVARDGSEAEIPSGYYWLERDSQHPRMRSVGASLPAIPQGGSAVLEFEAGYGTVWSDLPVDLRQAVLLLASHYYEYRHETSLSEGCMPFGVSSLIERYKVMRLGSGARR, from the coding sequence ATGATGTTGATCGAAGAGACGACGGTGCCGGATGCTGCACTTCCAGTCGATGAATTCAAAGCACATCTGCGGCTTGGCACCAGCTTTGGTCAAGATAGCACGCAGGACGAAGTTCTGAGTGGGTTTTTACGCGCCGCGATGGCCGCCGTCGAGGCACGCACAGGTAAGATATTGTTGAGCCGACCTTTTAGCTGGTCCCTGACGTTCTGGCGTGACCGGGACGCACAGGTCTTGCCTGTGGCACCGGTTGCGAGCTTGACACGGGTGGCGATGGTTGCGCGCGATGGCAGCGAAGCAGAAATCCCATCCGGGTACTATTGGTTGGAGCGCGACAGTCAACACCCACGGATGCGGTCCGTTGGTGCCAGTTTGCCCGCAATCCCGCAAGGTGGGTCAGCGGTTCTGGAGTTTGAGGCAGGATATGGCACGGTGTGGAGTGATTTGCCCGTGGACTTGCGCCAAGCTGTCTTGCTCTTGGCCTCGCATTACTACGAGTACCGTCATGAAACATCTCTCAGCGAAGGCTGCATGCCATTTGGCGTGTCCAGCCTGATAGAGCGCTACAAGGTTATGCGGTTGGGATCGGGAGCACGGCGATGA
- a CDS encoding phage tail assembly chaperone: MSTLDWPALMKVGLRGLRLSPEAFWALTPAEFQLMLDEPGKTGPLLSTGLDALMAVYPDKESKDEGDDG; this comes from the coding sequence ATGAGCACGCTGGATTGGCCAGCTTTGATGAAAGTTGGGCTGCGAGGCTTGCGATTGTCCCCAGAAGCGTTCTGGGCGCTGACGCCAGCAGAGTTCCAATTGATGCTGGACGAACCCGGAAAGACAGGACCGCTGCTGAGTACCGGTCTTGATGCATTGATGGCGGTCTACCCGGACAAAGAAAGTAAGGATGAGGGCGATGATGGATGA
- a CDS encoding phage major capsid protein, whose translation MSKTEAKAAGGEGLSPAEDVRQAVTGFVNDFKSFQTDIETKLQQTEERLSMLDRKTHTPQRSPLGGAIDAGAPHQKAFNAYLRSGDDDGLRGLEMDVKSLSSAVNSDGGYLVDPQTSESVKSVLNATASIRSIAAVVNVEATSYDVLVDHTDVGAGWASETASSVESDTPQLDRITIPLHELSALPKASQRLLDDSAFDIESWLASRIADKFARAEAAAFVTGDGADKPKGFLTHTAVDNDVWAWGNLGYIPTGQGGDVSADSIIDLVYALGAEYRANATFVMNSKTAGLVRKLKDNDGRFLWSDGLAAAEPARLMGYPVLIAEDMPDASNNAMAIAFGDFANGYTIAERPDLRVLRDPFSAKPHVLFYATKRVGGDVSDFSAIKLLKFGTS comes from the coding sequence ATGAGCAAGACCGAAGCAAAGGCGGCGGGCGGGGAAGGTTTGTCCCCTGCCGAGGACGTCAGACAGGCCGTAACCGGCTTTGTAAATGATTTCAAGAGTTTCCAAACCGATATTGAGACCAAACTTCAACAAACAGAAGAGCGACTGAGCATGCTGGACCGCAAAACACACACCCCCCAACGTAGCCCTCTTGGTGGCGCCATTGATGCTGGCGCACCGCATCAGAAAGCGTTTAACGCCTACCTGCGTTCGGGTGATGATGATGGCCTGCGTGGCCTGGAAATGGACGTGAAATCACTGTCCTCGGCCGTGAATTCGGATGGTGGTTACCTTGTGGACCCCCAGACTTCGGAGTCGGTGAAATCGGTTCTGAACGCAACCGCGTCGATCAGATCCATTGCAGCTGTAGTCAATGTTGAAGCCACCTCCTATGACGTGCTGGTGGATCACACCGACGTCGGTGCTGGCTGGGCCTCCGAGACAGCGTCCTCCGTAGAAAGTGATACGCCCCAACTCGACCGTATCACTATTCCGCTACACGAATTGAGCGCTTTGCCCAAGGCGTCCCAGCGTCTGCTGGATGACAGCGCATTCGACATTGAATCCTGGTTGGCCAGCCGTATCGCGGATAAATTTGCGCGTGCCGAGGCAGCTGCATTCGTAACCGGCGATGGTGCAGACAAGCCCAAAGGCTTCCTGACCCATACGGCTGTAGACAACGATGTCTGGGCATGGGGCAACTTGGGGTACATCCCAACCGGACAGGGTGGTGACGTATCGGCGGATTCCATCATTGATTTGGTCTACGCGCTGGGTGCTGAATACCGTGCCAACGCAACGTTTGTGATGAATTCAAAAACTGCTGGCCTTGTGCGCAAACTCAAAGACAACGATGGTCGGTTCTTGTGGTCTGATGGTCTGGCCGCCGCAGAGCCTGCACGTTTGATGGGGTATCCGGTGCTGATTGCTGAAGACATGCCGGACGCGTCCAACAACGCGATGGCTATTGCCTTTGGCGACTTTGCTAACGGTTACACAATTGCCGAGCGCCCTGACTTGCGCGTTCTGCGTGATCCCTTCAGTGCCAAGCCACATGTGCTTTTCTATGCCACAAAGCGCGTTGGTGGGGATGTCAGCGATTTTTCCGCGATCAAGCTGCTGAAATTCGGCACCTCCTAA
- the mltG gene encoding endolytic transglycosylase MltG, whose translation MWRHIASNAVTMLIVLLFLMGGVILWGRGQYDAAGPLQQAICLQVPSGTNMRRVSVDLEEQGAVSSPAIFRMGADYADKTTQLKAGSYLLDPGASMADIVDIVTRGGASTCGTEVVYRIGVNRLGIQVRELDPETNRFAERANFTPAEEDTPEIYGEKKAQADTRFRVALAEGVTSWQVVESLKSMDVLEGAVAELPPEGSLAPDSYEVRPGDDRADIIARMQSAQELRVAQAWQNRDEDLPVKTPEELLVLASIIEKETGVAEERGQVASVFVNRLNRGMRLQTDPTVIYGVTKGQGVLGRGLRRSELRAATPWNTYVIEGLPPTPIANPGTESLQAAARPLETEYVFFVADGTGGHAFATTLDEHNRNVAKWRQIEAERANQTSGN comes from the coding sequence ATGTGGCGACACATCGCGTCCAACGCGGTTACCATGCTGATTGTGCTGCTTTTTCTGATGGGCGGCGTGATCCTGTGGGGTCGGGGGCAGTATGATGCTGCGGGGCCGCTGCAGCAGGCGATCTGCTTGCAGGTGCCCAGTGGAACCAACATGCGCCGTGTCAGCGTCGATCTGGAGGAGCAAGGTGCGGTCAGTTCGCCGGCGATTTTCAGGATGGGTGCGGATTATGCGGATAAGACAACCCAGTTGAAGGCCGGGAGCTACCTGCTCGATCCCGGCGCTTCCATGGCAGACATTGTTGATATCGTGACCCGTGGCGGTGCCAGCACCTGCGGCACCGAAGTGGTGTACCGCATTGGGGTCAATCGCCTTGGCATTCAGGTGCGCGAATTGGATCCGGAGACAAATCGATTTGCGGAACGTGCGAATTTTACGCCTGCCGAAGAAGACACACCCGAAATTTATGGCGAGAAAAAAGCGCAGGCGGATACACGCTTTCGCGTGGCGTTGGCCGAAGGCGTGACCAGCTGGCAAGTTGTGGAAAGCCTGAAGTCAATGGATGTGCTGGAGGGCGCAGTTGCCGAATTGCCGCCCGAAGGGTCGCTGGCCCCGGACAGTTATGAGGTACGGCCGGGCGATGATCGTGCGGACATCATTGCGCGCATGCAATCTGCGCAGGAGCTGCGGGTCGCGCAGGCGTGGCAGAACCGGGATGAAGACCTGCCTGTGAAAACGCCTGAGGAATTGTTGGTGCTCGCCTCGATTATCGAAAAAGAAACCGGGGTCGCCGAAGAGCGCGGGCAGGTGGCCAGTGTTTTTGTGAACCGCTTGAACCGGGGGATGCGTCTGCAGACCGACCCCACGGTGATCTACGGCGTAACCAAAGGGCAGGGCGTTCTGGGGCGCGGGTTGCGCCGCAGCGAATTGCGTGCAGCAACGCCTTGGAACACCTATGTGATCGAAGGTTTGCCACCGACACCGATTGCGAACCCGGGGACAGAAAGTCTGCAGGCGGCGGCACGGCCTTTGGAAACGGAATACGTGTTTTTCGTGGCGGACGGCACGGGCGGACATGCCTTTGCCACAACGCTGGATGAGCACAATCGCAACGTGGCCAAGTGGCGTCAGATCGAGGCGGAAAGGGCCAACCAAACCTCCGGCAATTGA
- a CDS encoding phage tail tape measure protein gives MMDDGFDDFEQRADDLNDTLSQTSVLVTGFDSELRRMKTSLEATGRDIAVLERGLSKGLRRAFDGVVFDGLNLSDALTTLTESLANTAYNAAISPVTSHVGGLLAQGVDGLVGNILPFADGAPFSQGRVMPFATGGIVSGATPFGMRGGMGVMGEAGPEAIMPLARGPDGKLGVRGAGGGGGTVVMNITTPDVQGFQRSQGQIAAQMSRALGRGQRNR, from the coding sequence ATGATGGATGATGGCTTTGACGATTTTGAACAGCGCGCCGATGATCTGAACGACACTCTTTCGCAGACAAGCGTTTTGGTGACCGGTTTTGATAGTGAGCTGAGGCGTATGAAAACCTCGCTTGAAGCAACCGGCAGGGATATTGCGGTTCTTGAGCGTGGTCTGAGCAAAGGGTTGCGTCGCGCTTTTGACGGCGTCGTCTTTGATGGGTTGAACCTCTCAGACGCGTTGACGACCTTGACTGAAAGCCTCGCCAACACCGCATACAACGCGGCAATAAGCCCCGTCACCAGCCATGTGGGTGGATTGCTGGCTCAAGGCGTCGATGGGTTGGTTGGCAATATTCTGCCCTTTGCCGACGGTGCACCGTTCAGTCAGGGGCGCGTAATGCCCTTTGCGACCGGCGGGATTGTAAGTGGTGCTACGCCGTTCGGAATGCGCGGCGGCATGGGCGTGATGGGAGAGGCGGGGCCTGAGGCCATCATGCCGCTTGCGCGCGGCCCCGACGGCAAGCTTGGCGTGCGTGGCGCTGGTGGTGGGGGTGGCACTGTTGTGATGAATATTACCACGCCGGACGTTCAAGGCTTCCAACGCAGCCAAGGTCAGATCGCAGCCCAGATGTCGCGTGCCTTGGGACGTGGTCAACGTAATCGCTAA
- a CDS encoding HK97 family phage prohead protease, with product MDIDARLERKFARFGDALEVEDGCVISGYASLFGAVDQGNDVVEAGAYAASLAALTTKGTKVKMLWQHDPTQPIGIWDEVREDVRGLWVKGRLLESVAKGREAAALIEAGAIDGLSIGYRTKKAIKNTKGQRLLKELELWEVSLVTFPMLPSARVAGKSEDTEFDRSLRDMAAVFAGARADLARR from the coding sequence ATGGATATCGATGCCAGGCTGGAGCGTAAATTTGCCCGTTTTGGTGATGCGCTGGAAGTGGAAGACGGTTGCGTGATCAGCGGCTATGCAAGTCTGTTTGGTGCCGTGGATCAGGGCAATGATGTGGTTGAGGCGGGAGCCTATGCGGCATCTTTGGCAGCCCTGACAACCAAAGGCACCAAAGTCAAAATGCTGTGGCAACATGATCCAACCCAACCAATCGGAATTTGGGATGAGGTGCGCGAAGATGTGCGCGGGCTTTGGGTCAAGGGGCGGTTGCTGGAGAGCGTTGCCAAAGGCCGCGAGGCCGCCGCGTTGATTGAGGCAGGCGCGATCGATGGATTATCCATCGGATATCGCACCAAGAAAGCCATCAAGAACACCAAGGGCCAGCGGCTCTTGAAGGAACTGGAGCTTTGGGAAGTGTCGCTGGTGACCTTCCCCATGCTTCCCAGTGCGCGGGTTGCGGGCAAATCGGAGGACACCGAATTTGATCGTTCCCTGCGTGACATGGCCGCGGTCTTTGCAGGCGCGCGCGCTGATCTGGCGCGCCGCTAA